The DNA sequence AGATGAAATTGGGCACGGAGTTATCCCTGCTCTTCCGTCACGGGTCTGATTCCGGCCGCCACATCCCGCCGGGCCTGGTCCGGGTCCACCCGATCGATGGCATCGTGTATCCGTTCCATGAACCCCTCCGGGGTCAGTGAGGCCGGATCCTTCCAATCCCCGGTCTGCCGCATCCGCTGCTCCAGGTGGTGCAGGTTCAGTTCCGGATGGTGGGCGGCATACCAGACCAGGTCGTACCAATCCCGCCCCTTGACCCGATTTTTCCATCTCCGGAAAAGTAGCGCATGCAACTTTCCGGCAAACAGGCTGGGGAGCGTATAACAGCGGACGGCGAAGGGAATCGGCTGCAGGAGATACCGGGTGGTGGTCATAAAGCCAGGAGGCGGATCGGTGTCCACCTCGATCTTGATCTTCAGCACCTGCCCCGGCGGGAGGGTGCGGGCCATACGCGCGTCGGTCTCGATCACCAGAAGCTGGCTCCGGGTATCGGCCTTGAGAAAGGCCGATTGAACGGCACTCTTCGCCGATTTTCGAACCGTCTCCACCCGGAGATGGAAACCGAAAGCCCGGATCTCCTCCTCCAGGGCCGAGTGGAACCGCGCCAGTGAGAATCCGGTATTCGGCCGTAGCAGGGAGAAATCGAGGCCCTCGGAAAACCGGTCGATCCGGAGCGGCCTCCAGGGCGAGTGGATGAAGTTCGGCGGGATCCAGATCACGGTCGATTCCGTGAAGGTGTGCCGCTCCAGCTCCGGCCCCATGTACATCTCCACCTCCGCGCCGAGGTCCATGGGGTTCTTGGGGTCGTTGCCGACGTGGATGAGGAGCTCGGCATACTTGTGGATATGGGGGGGGCGCCCCTTACATATCCGTCATGCCGGGTGGAAACCGGATATCCAGGTTTTCGATTTCGTCCTCAACATCTCTATATGTCCGAGGAGACAATTCCTATTGCAGAATTTGGGATGAAAATGGCGACTTTTTCATCATCCTGATAGGTTTCCATGCACCGCCAGTGGAAACTCCTTCCCCGAAATCGAGCCGTCGCCTCGGACTCTTCTATCGCGGGTCGGTTTATGGTACCATTTTCGCATGAAATCCGTCCCAATGTATGGGCTTAAACAGGACCTGGCG is a window from the Acidobacteriota bacterium genome containing:
- a CDS encoding nucleotidyl transferase AbiEii/AbiGii toxin family protein — its product is MDLGAEVEMYMGPELERHTFTESTVIWIPPNFIHSPWRPLRIDRFSEGLDFSLLRPNTGFSLARFHSALEEEIRAFGFHLRVETVRKSAKSAVQSAFLKADTRSQLLVIETDARMARTLPPGQVLKIKIEVDTDPPPGFMTTTRYLLQPIPFAVRCYTLPSLFAGKLHALLFRRWKNRVKGRDWYDLVWYAAHHPELNLHHLEQRMRQTGDWKDPASLTPEGFMERIHDAIDRVDPDQARRDVAAGIRPVTEEQG